A single Silvibacterium dinghuense DNA region contains:
- a CDS encoding efflux transporter outer membrane subunit translates to MRISTSLHPRSLLAAASLALAALAGCTVGPNYQRPATPPAPAAYKETPPPNPPGGDWKQAAPSDAIARGKWWEIYGDTQLNGLEEKVAVSNQTLKAAYEQYQQAREQVRVARAAYYPTLSAGPSVSRTRESYHTPNTQPGTTNYQYNTLAIEGQASWEPDLWGQVRRTVEEQRANAQASAADLANTELSLRSELATDYFELRGLDSQKRLLDNTVSTDTDYLHLTQVRFKGGVATDVDVAQAQTQLDTVKAQDIDIGVARSQYEHAIATLVGVSASNFSLPFSPLDLTLPVIPPGVPSELLERRPDISAAERRTDSANAQIGIAISAYYPTIQLGGTGGFESTRPGNWLQGPSALWSLGGSATELLFDAGRRHALTNQARDAYEQQTANYRQTVLTAFQEVEDNLAALRVLNDESNAQARAVDSARHSLALSTNRYKGGVTTYLEVLTAQTTQLSNERTQADIVTRQFTASVGLIKAIGGGWNTSQLPSF, encoded by the coding sequence ATGCGCATCTCCACATCCCTGCATCCTCGCAGCCTGCTTGCGGCTGCCAGCCTGGCGCTGGCAGCCCTGGCCGGCTGCACTGTAGGTCCGAATTACCAGCGGCCTGCGACGCCTCCGGCTCCGGCCGCTTACAAGGAAACACCTCCACCGAATCCGCCGGGCGGCGACTGGAAACAGGCTGCGCCTTCAGATGCCATCGCACGCGGCAAGTGGTGGGAGATCTATGGCGATACGCAGCTGAACGGTCTCGAAGAAAAGGTCGCGGTTTCAAACCAGACCCTCAAGGCAGCCTACGAGCAGTATCAGCAGGCCCGCGAGCAGGTGCGCGTGGCCCGCGCCGCCTACTATCCGACGCTCAGCGCCGGACCTTCGGTCTCGCGCACCAGGGAGTCCTACCACACGCCGAATACGCAACCCGGCACGACGAACTATCAGTACAACACTCTCGCGATCGAAGGGCAGGCGTCCTGGGAGCCGGACCTCTGGGGGCAGGTGCGGCGAACGGTCGAAGAACAGCGGGCAAACGCGCAGGCTTCGGCAGCCGATCTGGCCAATACAGAGCTGAGCCTGCGCTCCGAGCTGGCCACGGACTACTTCGAGCTGCGCGGACTGGATTCGCAGAAGCGGCTGCTCGATAACACGGTGAGCACCGATACGGACTATCTGCATCTCACCCAGGTCCGCTTTAAGGGCGGCGTAGCGACGGATGTGGATGTTGCGCAGGCACAGACACAGCTCGACACCGTAAAGGCCCAGGACATCGACATCGGCGTGGCACGCTCGCAGTATGAGCACGCCATCGCTACCCTGGTCGGCGTATCGGCTTCGAACTTCTCGCTGCCCTTCTCACCGCTGGATCTCACCCTGCCGGTGATTCCGCCCGGAGTGCCATCGGAGCTGCTCGAGCGGAGGCCGGATATCTCCGCCGCGGAGCGGCGCACAGACTCCGCCAACGCGCAGATCGGCATCGCGATCTCGGCTTACTATCCGACCATCCAGCTGGGCGGGACAGGCGGCTTTGAGAGCACCCGTCCAGGCAACTGGCTGCAGGGACCGAGCGCGCTCTGGTCGCTGGGAGGCTCAGCCACGGAGCTTCTCTTCGATGCCGGACGACGCCACGCGCTGACCAACCAGGCACGGGATGCGTACGAGCAGCAGACGGCAAATTACCGCCAGACGGTTCTGACGGCCTTTCAGGAGGTCGAGGACAACCTCGCGGCACTGCGTGTCTTAAACGATGAGTCCAACGCACAGGCCCGGGCAGTCGATTCGGCGCGACATTCGCTGGCCCTGAGCACCAACCGCTACAAAGGCGGTGTGACGACCTACCTGGAGGTACTGACGGCGCAGACCACGCAGCTCAGCAACGAGCGTACCCAGGCCGATATTGTGACCCGTCAGTTCACCGCCAGCGTCGGCCTGATCAAGGCTATCGGCGGCGGCTGGAATACTTCGCAGCTGCCCAGCTTCTAA
- a CDS encoding DUF6798 domain-containing protein: MLRSRSATAVGILLLTLAVLLIHGWHPYVDDAGIYDAGILRLLHHGLYRVDAPFVTAHTRLSIFAHLLAAVAALTHLPLPVLLLATHLGSIALFLLACHAVASCLFLRPAEVWCATTLAAACFTLPIAGTALFLMDPYVTARSLSTPLSLFATAAVLEQRWLRTALLLVAAITLHPLMGLYATAVLAFLALMELGFPRAALLLSIEYLAGALILFLAGLRSHASAAYSEAVHSRSYLLLSRWEPWEWLGLLAPMLLFLLASRHPRNRSRVRRLCASAALAAATFLVISMLFVHPVGSMLLVRLQPLRSFHLLYALGVLLLGGWLGRISFSSKHGFKAQVTACALLAVLGSIFYLVQRNSTPFSAHIEWPGTTEHNPWQQTFTWISRNTPSDAVFASDPDLVLLPGEDAQGFRASTQRSLLADYKDEGVVVVFPDLADAWHRQYEAQEGIERMTDTQRLTRLRPFGVQWLLLPVRAHTSFDCPYRNIAAQVCRLP; this comes from the coding sequence GTGCTCCGCTCCCGTAGCGCCACCGCAGTCGGTATTCTCCTGCTCACGCTTGCGGTCCTGCTCATCCATGGCTGGCATCCGTACGTCGATGATGCGGGCATCTACGATGCGGGCATTCTCCGCCTGCTGCACCATGGCCTGTACCGTGTCGACGCGCCCTTTGTCACGGCCCACACCAGGCTTTCCATCTTCGCCCACCTGCTCGCCGCAGTTGCCGCCTTGACGCACCTTCCGCTTCCAGTCCTGCTGCTGGCGACGCACCTGGGCTCCATCGCTCTCTTCCTGCTTGCCTGCCACGCAGTGGCCTCCTGCCTCTTCCTTCGCCCTGCTGAGGTCTGGTGCGCCACAACGCTGGCCGCTGCCTGCTTCACGCTGCCCATCGCCGGCACGGCACTGTTCCTGATGGACCCATACGTCACGGCACGTTCGCTGTCGACACCGCTCAGCCTCTTCGCCACGGCGGCCGTGCTCGAGCAACGCTGGCTGCGTACGGCTTTGCTGCTGGTTGCAGCGATAACCCTGCATCCGCTGATGGGGCTTTATGCAACAGCAGTCCTGGCCTTTCTCGCGCTCATGGAACTTGGCTTTCCGCGAGCGGCGCTGCTGCTCTCCATCGAATACCTCGCCGGCGCGCTGATCCTCTTCCTCGCCGGGCTGCGCAGTCATGCTTCTGCGGCCTATTCCGAAGCCGTGCACAGCCGCAGTTATCTCCTGCTGAGCCGCTGGGAGCCCTGGGAGTGGCTGGGGCTGCTGGCGCCGATGCTGCTTTTCCTGCTCGCCTCGCGTCATCCGCGCAACCGGAGCAGGGTCCGCCGCCTGTGCGCTTCGGCCGCACTCGCCGCCGCTACCTTCCTGGTTATCAGCATGCTCTTTGTCCACCCGGTGGGATCGATGCTGCTGGTCCGCCTGCAGCCGCTGCGCAGCTTTCATCTGCTCTATGCGCTTGGCGTCCTGCTCTTGGGAGGATGGCTGGGGCGCATCAGTTTTTCGTCGAAGCATGGCTTCAAAGCACAGGTGACAGCCTGTGCCTTGCTCGCGGTGCTGGGCTCAATCTTTTACCTCGTGCAGCGCAACTCCACTCCGTTTTCGGCTCATATCGAATGGCCGGGGACGACAGAGCACAATCCCTGGCAGCAGACCTTCACCTGGATCTCCCGCAATACGCCATCCGACGCGGTCTTTGCCTCCGACCCCGATCTTGTCCTGCTTCCCGGAGAGGATGCGCAGGGTTTCCGCGCCAGCACGCAGCGCAGCCTTCTTGCCGATTACAAGGATGAGGGCGTGGTCGTCGTATTCCCGGATCTTGCCGACGCATGGCATCGCCAGTATGAGGCGCAGGAGGGTATTGAGCGCATGACAGATACGCAGCGCCTCACCCGCCTGCGCCCCTTTGGCGTACAGTGGCTGCTGCTTCCCGTCCGCGCCCATACCAGCTTCGACTGCCCCTATCGCAACATCGCGGCACAGGTTTGCAGACTGCCCTGA
- a CDS encoding Ig-like domain repeat protein, whose translation MISTGMGLGASALAQAETRLQVSSARQTDDSGKSQLVYTARVADVSGSTVSGGTVSFETSKGSLGSAVVTDGEASLKVDSLPAKVNSVTAVYHDATGAAVSSEAISATPDDDSTTPDFTVTASPSSLSTSPGDYVSSTITITPENGFSELVTLSCSGNPATTTCTFSPTTVTPTNGNAVTSTLQIQTTSASGNLSRLAAPADGKRVAWALAGPGILALAGLGALRRRNAGVFRMMGVLALLVAGSFGMSACSTRYAYLNKGPSPTGGTAAGTYTIAIAAYGNNGSSVTSHTIDITLTVK comes from the coding sequence ATGATCTCAACCGGAATGGGTCTTGGCGCGAGCGCGCTGGCGCAGGCCGAAACGCGGCTTCAGGTCTCTTCGGCGCGGCAAACCGATGACAGCGGCAAGTCCCAGCTGGTGTACACCGCGCGGGTGGCCGATGTTTCCGGCAGCACCGTGTCCGGTGGAACCGTCAGCTTTGAGACATCGAAGGGATCGTTGGGCTCGGCTGTCGTTACCGATGGCGAAGCCTCACTGAAGGTCGATAGCCTGCCTGCGAAGGTGAACAGCGTCACCGCTGTCTACCACGACGCTACCGGCGCGGCTGTCTCCTCGGAAGCAATTTCGGCGACTCCGGACGATGATTCGACGACCCCCGACTTCACGGTCACGGCGAGTCCCTCGTCGCTTTCGACAAGTCCGGGCGATTATGTTTCCAGCACGATCACCATTACTCCCGAGAATGGTTTTTCGGAGCTGGTGACCCTTTCCTGCTCGGGTAATCCTGCGACCACGACCTGCACCTTCAGCCCTACCACGGTGACGCCGACCAACGGAAACGCGGTCACCAGCACGCTGCAGATTCAGACCACCTCGGCTTCGGGAAATCTTTCCCGTCTGGCCGCTCCGGCTGATGGCAAGCGTGTGGCCTGGGCTCTGGCCGGTCCTGGGATTCTGGCTCTGGCCGGTCTGGGTGCGCTGCGCCGCCGGAATGCCGGCGTCTTCCGCATGATGGGCGTGCTGGCTCTGCTCGTGGCGGGTTCGTTCGGCATGAGCGCCTGCTCGACGCGGTATGCCTACCTGAACAAGGGCCCATCGCCCACCGGCGGTACCGCAGCTGGCACCTACACGATTGCGATTGCGGCTTACGGCAACAACGGCAGCAGCGTGACCAGCCACACGATCGATATCACGCTGACCGTGAAGTAA
- a CDS encoding glycosyl hydrolase family 28-related protein: MPFRRLAILVFLCFSASLASLSAQTAPVQVQARMAQAQIQPQAVPEAPVSKFPRVDVLYRDFSSSCPNAADPTGTQDSTCALQAAIDYADSQTIGGQVASLYFPAGSYRISKSLRLPCDLQVLTDGPTASAITLAPGVRTNAITVYPPAHSISDEFLCAGGIDGLMIAGSGHENTGTLLELINASGYRLNDVKLYNGGGRGLALLGSSERIESHNLQIDAVRWPIVMTVNANEDHFYKTNIDGPGVTADGYCFNVNCVDGRFPAANAGSPTPIRPDPHGAVWMEGVNVGFYGGSIKSLEYQPAFHIVVAQSNTIANFYFENFPDHDRPNINSSVIVGGVYPSTKLTSPLNGNSASVEDTSWFPDYASDPADVQKYLANACYEQDWIMPADFAWGDSSPSSAVPGVARDQYEKVCMAGMAGDGHMYLTQRHISSGAFASTAPAGINWPAGSIVHMINSTLAYGSGVTLLSNHFGALLPGGSGYAAQCNDNGPNTCGNIIAGVIPDGYFFSASSRAAAPAGTPPASLTLIANSLWPGNQESLGTGYIKVHSRAYITILGAPPAIPLHLQTDSVLHGAETSSDVLPVVHAVQYANGTSAQVVLSRPDAGSWIDTYHGFYEQAVSTNDPSMGSNPGIGSANGHQFANSSCWFDTGTTQSPHAAHRFCLTGSPGPSAGWEFDTWNGKTWVSTFSVTDENGQGRIRLNGSLVLGASNAKISGVSGDASTLATVKGPLTPGHLVMVDANGNLRDGGLPQQGSSNIDTLPSGFGGGGGQAFASTAPAHPVTACSFDRDGLTAPLENQPVCIVPHTGTYEITLNGRASTMGSSGNLNAVRVSVATSPGAGVQSCATDAAVRLTTGSMQQFAGPCTLHIEAGQPVTVSTETSGIAGNAAYGVSVLMKQVQ; the protein is encoded by the coding sequence ATGCCATTCCGCCGATTGGCCATCCTCGTTTTCCTGTGCTTTTCCGCCTCTCTTGCCTCTCTGTCCGCGCAGACCGCTCCGGTTCAGGTCCAGGCGCGCATGGCCCAGGCCCAGATTCAGCCTCAGGCTGTCCCCGAGGCTCCGGTAAGCAAGTTTCCCCGCGTGGATGTGCTGTACCGCGACTTCTCATCCTCCTGCCCGAATGCAGCCGACCCCACCGGGACACAGGACTCGACCTGCGCACTGCAGGCGGCGATTGACTATGCGGACTCACAGACCATCGGTGGTCAGGTGGCCTCTCTCTATTTCCCCGCGGGGAGCTATCGCATCTCGAAGAGCCTGCGCCTGCCTTGCGACCTGCAGGTACTCACGGACGGCCCGACGGCCTCGGCGATCACCCTGGCGCCGGGCGTGCGCACCAACGCAATCACCGTCTATCCGCCAGCACACAGCATCTCGGATGAATTTCTATGCGCAGGCGGCATCGACGGCCTGATGATCGCAGGCAGCGGTCACGAGAATACGGGTACGCTGCTGGAGCTGATCAATGCCTCGGGCTACCGGCTGAACGATGTGAAGCTCTACAACGGCGGGGGACGCGGCCTGGCGCTGCTCGGCTCCTCGGAGCGCATCGAATCGCACAATCTCCAGATCGATGCGGTGCGCTGGCCCATTGTGATGACGGTCAACGCGAACGAGGATCACTTCTACAAGACCAATATCGACGGACCGGGAGTCACGGCCGACGGCTACTGCTTCAATGTGAACTGCGTGGATGGCCGCTTCCCAGCAGCCAATGCCGGCAGCCCCACCCCCATTCGTCCAGACCCCCATGGCGCGGTCTGGATGGAGGGAGTCAATGTCGGCTTCTATGGCGGATCGATCAAATCGCTCGAATACCAGCCCGCCTTCCATATCGTCGTCGCGCAGTCGAATACGATTGCCAATTTCTACTTCGAGAACTTTCCCGATCATGACCGGCCGAACATCAACTCTTCTGTCATTGTCGGAGGCGTCTATCCCTCAACCAAGCTGACTTCACCGCTGAACGGCAATTCCGCTTCCGTCGAGGACACAAGCTGGTTTCCGGACTACGCCAGCGATCCTGCCGATGTGCAGAAATATCTCGCCAACGCCTGCTATGAGCAGGACTGGATTATGCCGGCGGACTTTGCGTGGGGAGATAGCTCTCCGTCCTCGGCCGTGCCCGGAGTGGCTCGCGACCAGTATGAAAAAGTGTGCATGGCGGGGATGGCCGGCGACGGCCACATGTATCTCACCCAGCGCCACATCAGCAGCGGAGCCTTCGCTTCGACCGCGCCCGCGGGCATCAACTGGCCGGCAGGCTCCATCGTGCACATGATCAACAGCACGCTGGCCTATGGCAGCGGAGTGACCCTGCTCTCGAATCACTTTGGAGCGCTGCTTCCCGGCGGAAGCGGATATGCGGCCCAGTGCAACGATAACGGCCCGAATACCTGCGGCAATATCATCGCCGGCGTCATTCCTGACGGATATTTCTTCAGCGCCAGCAGCCGCGCCGCCGCACCTGCCGGGACGCCCCCGGCCAGCCTCACGCTGATTGCCAATTCGTTGTGGCCTGGCAACCAGGAATCTCTGGGCACCGGCTATATCAAGGTTCATTCCCGGGCATACATCACCATCCTCGGCGCCCCTCCGGCCATACCGCTGCATCTGCAGACAGACTCGGTGCTGCATGGGGCAGAAACCTCTTCGGACGTTCTGCCCGTGGTGCATGCCGTGCAGTACGCCAATGGAACCTCCGCGCAGGTCGTACTCTCACGCCCGGATGCCGGCTCCTGGATCGACACCTATCACGGTTTCTACGAGCAGGCGGTCTCCACCAATGATCCGTCCATGGGCTCGAACCCCGGCATCGGTTCAGCAAATGGACACCAGTTTGCGAACTCCTCCTGCTGGTTCGACACCGGCACGACGCAGAGCCCGCATGCCGCGCACCGCTTCTGCCTCACGGGCAGTCCCGGGCCATCTGCCGGATGGGAGTTTGACACTTGGAATGGGAAGACCTGGGTGAGCACCTTCTCCGTAACCGATGAAAACGGGCAGGGGCGCATCCGGTTGAACGGAAGCCTGGTGCTCGGCGCGTCCAATGCCAAAATCAGCGGCGTGAGCGGCGATGCCTCGACGCTGGCGACCGTAAAGGGGCCGCTGACACCGGGCCATCTCGTCATGGTGGATGCGAATGGCAACCTGCGCGACGGAGGACTGCCGCAACAGGGCAGCTCGAATATCGATACGCTGCCCAGCGGCTTCGGGGGCGGCGGTGGGCAAGCCTTTGCCTCGACCGCTCCTGCGCATCCGGTTACAGCCTGCAGTTTCGACCGCGACGGATTGACCGCGCCGCTGGAAAACCAGCCCGTCTGCATCGTGCCGCACACAGGAACCTACGAGATCACGCTGAACGGACGAGCCTCGACGATGGGCAGCTCGGGAAATCTCAACGCGGTGCGCGTATCGGTAGCGACATCGCCGGGCGCCGGCGTGCAGAGCTGCGCCACCGATGCGGCAGTGCGTCTAACAACCGGCTCGATGCAGCAGTTTGCCGGGCCCTGCACGTTGCACATCGAGGCAGGACAGCCGGTGACGGTTTCGACCGAGACATCGGGCATCGCAGGCAACGCCGCGTATGGTGTCTCCGTGCTGATGAAGCAGGTGCAGTAG
- the cmk gene encoding (d)CMP kinase, whose translation MSRRLIVAIDGPAGAGKSTVARHLAAHFGLLNLETGAMYRAFALKAMRTHTSLDNAEALGRLAAGTSIGLEPTPSGNRVVLDGEDVTGQVREPEVTQAASKVSIHPTIRTWMVDLQRALGAAGGVVMEGRDIGTVVFPDADLKFFLDASPEARSQRRYEQSGGATAGEATPEAVLKELRERDQRDRNRAESPLRPAEDAILIDSTSLTLDQVLARIESIVQERVAARV comes from the coding sequence ATGAGCCGTCGCCTGATCGTCGCCATTGACGGACCGGCGGGTGCAGGCAAGAGCACGGTCGCCCGCCATCTGGCCGCGCACTTTGGCTTGCTTAACCTCGAGACAGGCGCAATGTATCGCGCCTTCGCTCTCAAGGCCATGCGCACCCATACCTCTCTCGACAATGCCGAGGCTCTGGGGCGGCTTGCCGCCGGAACCAGCATCGGCCTGGAGCCGACGCCCTCCGGTAATCGGGTCGTGCTCGACGGCGAAGACGTTACCGGGCAGGTGCGCGAGCCCGAGGTCACACAAGCGGCCTCGAAGGTGAGCATCCATCCCACGATTCGTACCTGGATGGTGGACCTCCAGCGCGCGCTCGGCGCTGCGGGCGGCGTGGTCATGGAAGGCCGCGACATCGGAACCGTTGTTTTTCCCGACGCCGACCTCAAGTTCTTCCTCGATGCCTCACCCGAGGCCCGCAGCCAGCGTCGCTATGAGCAGTCCGGTGGTGCGACGGCAGGCGAAGCGACACCCGAGGCTGTTCTCAAGGAGCTCCGCGAACGCGACCAGCGTGACCGCAACCGAGCCGAATCGCCGCTGCGCCCGGCCGAGGACGCGATCCTCATCGATTCCACCAGCCTCACCCTCGATCAGGTCCTCGCCCGCATCGAGTCCATCGTGCAGGAACGCGTGGCCGCCAGGGTGTAG
- the mutL gene encoding DNA mismatch repair endonuclease MutL — protein MGRIRILSDQVANQIAAGEVVDRPASVVKELLENSLDAGATKIRVEVEGGGRKLIRIVDNGIGMVRDDALLAFERHATSKIRTSDDLLTISTLGFRGEALPSIGSIARVELETRAAEEDHGTRLEIVGGKLIRVEDAGLPAGTTFTIRDLFFNTPARRKFLRSENTELSHVTALVTHYALVHPDKHFELHSASHALLIAPPVAKPAERIFQIFGREMLDQLMPTAAERPFDRAGLPEPAPWRRDEDWTPPDPGMLRMTGFVSKPELQKLNRNSIYVFVNQRLVRDRLILHAVSEAYRNVIPPTSFPVVLLFLEMPPHEVDVNVHPAKTEVRFRQQGAIHDFVRDSIRTTLIQARPAAQFLASLTANPHASPSLMTAVSPLPGSPEAENSDESSEQAAGEVAMRGESVPFQLTERELPAQAVHLPFAQAEQAIAAPVSIPVPSAISDAAKVSIRTQRHSCELPPIEDLGEGEPVASLHSLASLKPLGQLRESFIVAMNDEGLWIIDQHVAHERVLFEKILREREVEKVERQRLLMPLLIDLQPHQMVLFSTIAEELERNGFEAEPFGPQTIAIKAAPIGLEGKKLERMLAEVLEQAGERDQRENLDTMRTRIAASIACHAAIKVNMPLDPQRMEWLLAELAKTEHPTSCPHGRPIALRYSWRDIQRAFQRI, from the coding sequence ATGGGCCGCATTCGCATTCTTTCCGACCAGGTAGCCAACCAGATTGCCGCTGGCGAGGTCGTCGACCGTCCCGCCTCGGTGGTCAAGGAACTGCTTGAGAATTCGCTCGATGCCGGAGCGACGAAGATCCGCGTCGAGGTCGAAGGTGGTGGACGCAAGCTCATACGCATCGTCGACAACGGCATCGGCATGGTGCGCGACGACGCGTTGCTGGCCTTCGAGCGCCACGCCACCTCGAAGATTCGTACTTCGGACGATCTGCTGACGATCTCGACCCTCGGCTTCCGCGGCGAAGCTCTGCCGTCTATCGGCTCCATTGCTCGCGTAGAACTCGAAACCCGCGCAGCCGAAGAGGACCATGGCACGCGTCTGGAGATCGTCGGCGGCAAGCTGATCCGCGTCGAAGATGCCGGCCTGCCCGCAGGCACCACCTTCACCATCCGCGATCTGTTCTTCAATACCCCGGCGCGGCGCAAGTTCCTGCGCAGCGAGAATACCGAACTTTCGCATGTCACCGCGCTGGTGACGCACTACGCCCTCGTTCATCCCGATAAGCACTTCGAATTGCACTCCGCGAGCCACGCGCTGCTGATCGCGCCGCCCGTCGCGAAGCCCGCAGAGCGCATCTTCCAGATCTTCGGGCGCGAGATGCTTGACCAGCTTATGCCGACCGCTGCCGAGCGTCCCTTCGACCGTGCGGGCCTGCCTGAGCCCGCGCCCTGGCGCCGCGACGAGGACTGGACGCCGCCCGATCCGGGCATGCTGCGCATGACCGGCTTCGTCTCGAAGCCCGAGCTGCAGAAGCTCAATCGCAACTCGATCTACGTTTTTGTAAACCAGCGGCTGGTGCGCGACCGCCTCATCCTGCATGCCGTCAGCGAGGCCTATCGCAACGTCATTCCGCCGACTTCGTTCCCGGTGGTGCTGCTCTTCCTCGAAATGCCGCCGCACGAGGTGGATGTGAATGTGCACCCGGCCAAGACCGAGGTGCGCTTTCGCCAGCAGGGCGCCATTCACGACTTCGTACGTGATTCCATCCGCACCACGCTCATCCAGGCGCGTCCGGCGGCGCAGTTCCTTGCGTCTCTGACTGCGAATCCGCATGCCTCGCCGTCGCTGATGACAGCGGTTTCGCCGCTTCCCGGAAGCCCCGAGGCCGAAAATTCTGACGAAAGCAGCGAACAAGCAGCGGGCGAAGTAGCGATGCGCGGGGAGAGTGTCCCATTTCAGCTCACCGAGCGGGAACTGCCCGCCCAGGCAGTGCACCTGCCCTTCGCCCAGGCCGAGCAGGCGATTGCTGCTCCGGTCTCTATCCCTGTTCCCTCGGCCATCTCAGATGCTGCCAAAGTATCGATCAGGACCCAGCGCCATAGCTGTGAGTTGCCGCCGATTGAGGATCTTGGCGAAGGCGAGCCGGTCGCCTCGCTCCATTCACTGGCCTCGCTCAAGCCGCTTGGCCAGCTGCGCGAGTCCTTCATCGTTGCCATGAACGACGAAGGTCTATGGATCATCGATCAGCATGTCGCTCACGAGCGTGTTCTCTTCGAGAAAATCCTGCGCGAGCGCGAGGTCGAAAAAGTCGAGCGCCAGCGCCTGCTCATGCCCCTGCTGATCGATCTGCAGCCGCACCAGATGGTGTTATTTTCGACTATCGCGGAGGAGTTGGAGCGCAATGGTTTCGAAGCCGAGCCCTTCGGCCCGCAGACAATCGCCATCAAGGCTGCGCCCATCGGTCTCGAGGGCAAAAAGCTGGAGCGGATGCTGGCCGAAGTCCTCGAACAGGCCGGGGAGCGCGATCAGCGCGAGAATCTCGACACCATGCGCACGCGGATTGCCGCCTCCATCGCCTGCCACGCCGCCATCAAGGTCAACATGCCGCTCGACCCCCAGCGAATGGAGTGGTTGCTGGCAGAATTAGCGAAAACTGAGCATCCCACCAGCTGTCCGCATGGCCGGCCCATTGCTTTGCGATATTCTTGGAGAGACATCCAGCGGGCATTCCAGCGTATTTAG
- the pyk gene encoding pyruvate kinase: MNTSVTGLGLPIEGQPRRAKIVGTLGPASNQESVFRGLVRAGLDVARLNFSHGIHSEKQALIDMVRKIAAEEGRSICILADLQGPKIRTGKLENRTPITLVAGQSLTITPRNILGNTEVISTTFLTLAENLEAGARILLSDGLIELHVVAVKGEDVECTVVNGGVLGENKGINLPGIPVKVPALTEKDAEDLDFAIKAGVDAIAVSFVRTAEDVRLVKERIAGLGSDAWVVAKLEKPQAIDNLDEIMEATDGIMVARGDLGVEVPPEKVPAIQKLIIRKASSWRKPVITATQMLESMIENPRPTRAEASDVANAIYDGTDAVMLSAESAAGKYPVEAVKMMAKIIVETESHLQNAPAHEIRPDNLHLTVSETICESMAHAAQDLDVRAIAVFTETGTTARQLSKYRPVPPIYALSSVETVVNRMNLLWGTTPLLCEKAGTTDQMVAMAERLLEEGGYARSQDIIGIVAGTRTKTGSTNFLRLHVLGDQVNSEEAEKLAAAATR; the protein is encoded by the coding sequence ATGAACACTTCAGTTACGGGGTTGGGTCTGCCGATTGAGGGGCAGCCGCGACGCGCGAAGATCGTGGGCACGCTGGGACCGGCCTCGAATCAGGAATCGGTTTTCCGGGGGCTGGTGCGGGCGGGGCTCGATGTCGCGCGCCTGAATTTTTCCCACGGCATTCACTCCGAGAAGCAGGCTCTGATCGACATGGTGCGCAAGATTGCTGCCGAAGAAGGCCGCTCGATCTGCATCCTCGCCGATCTGCAGGGTCCGAAGATCCGTACCGGCAAGCTCGAGAACCGCACTCCGATCACGCTGGTGGCCGGTCAGTCCCTGACCATCACCCCGCGCAACATTCTTGGCAACACGGAAGTCATCTCGACGACCTTCCTGACGCTGGCCGAGAACCTCGAAGCCGGCGCCCGTATCCTGCTTTCCGACGGTCTCATCGAGCTGCATGTGGTTGCAGTCAAGGGCGAGGATGTCGAGTGCACGGTCGTCAACGGCGGCGTGCTTGGTGAGAACAAGGGCATTAACCTGCCCGGCATCCCGGTGAAGGTGCCCGCGCTGACTGAAAAGGACGCGGAAGACCTGGATTTCGCCATCAAAGCTGGTGTCGACGCCATTGCCGTCTCGTTTGTGCGCACCGCGGAAGATGTTCGCCTGGTCAAGGAGCGCATCGCCGGGCTGGGCTCCGACGCCTGGGTGGTTGCCAAGCTGGAAAAGCCGCAGGCCATCGATAACCTCGACGAGATCATGGAAGCCACCGACGGCATCATGGTCGCTCGTGGCGACCTGGGTGTGGAAGTGCCGCCCGAGAAGGTTCCAGCCATCCAGAAGCTCATCATTCGCAAGGCTTCGTCCTGGCGCAAGCCGGTTATCACCGCGACCCAGATGCTGGAGTCAATGATCGAGAACCCGCGTCCCACCCGCGCTGAAGCCAGCGACGTGGCCAACGCGATCTATGACGGCACCGACGCGGTGATGCTCTCGGCCGAGAGCGCCGCCGGCAAGTATCCGGTCGAGGCGGTCAAGATGATGGCCAAGATCATTGTCGAAACCGAGTCGCACCTGCAGAACGCGCCGGCTCACGAGATTCGTCCCGACAACCTGCACCTCACGGTGTCGGAGACCATCTGCGAGTCGATGGCCCATGCCGCGCAGGATCTGGATGTGCGCGCCATTGCCGTCTTCACCGAGACCGGCACCACCGCCCGCCAGCTCTCGAAGTATCGCCCGGTGCCGCCGATCTACGCGCTCTCGAGCGTGGAGACGGTCGTCAACCGCATGAACCTGCTCTGGGGCACCACTCCGCTGCTCTGCGAGAAGGCCGGCACGACCGACCAGATGGTCGCGATGGCCGAGCGCCTGCTCGAAGAGGGTGGCTATGCCCGCAGTCAGGACATCATCGGCATCGTGGCCGGTACCCGCACCAAGACCGGCTCGACCAACTTCCTCCGCCTGCACGTTCTCGGCGATCAGGTGAACAGCGAAGAGGCCGAAAAGCTGGCCGCTGCCGCCACGCGTTAA